The following nucleotide sequence is from Streptomyces sp. NBC_00239.
CGGGCAAGAGCCGGACCCTGACCCTGGCCGCCGGGGTCTTCGGCCCCGACCTGGCGGCGGACTCCTCGCAGTACGCCTCCCGCAACGGCGACTCGATCAATGCCATCGTCGGCCTCTTCGCCGACGGCGCCGGGCATCCGGGGGAGTCGGAGACCACGCAGGGCTTCAGCCGGCTGGAGAGCGGCGGCCGGATCCTCGCCCGGAGCGATGCGGGCGCCCTGTACGCCGATGTGCCCGCCGGGTCCGCCGCGTACAAGCTGACGATGGAAGCGAGCCGGTCGCCCAAGGACACCGCGATCGGTACGAAGGTCACGGCGGTCTGGGGGTTCACCTCCGCGCACGTCCCCGAGGACCGCAACGAGGTGCTGCCCCTGTCCACCGTACGGATTTCGCCGGCGCTCTCGCTGTCCGGGACCGCCAAGGCGGGCAGCAGCCTGACCGTACCGCTGAACCTCGCGGGCGCGGCCGCCCGGCCCGGGGCACTCGCCTCGCTGAAGGTGGCCGTCTCCTACGACGGCGGAGCCTGGACCGAGGTCCCCGTCACCGCCGGTACCGGCGGTCGGTACACGGCGACCGTCGCCCATCCGGCGGGTGCGAAGGCGGTCTCGTACCGGGTGGACGTCAGGGACAAGGCGGGCAACACGCTGCGCGAGACGCTGGTGAACGCATACCGGCTGACCCCCTGACCGGCGGCCTTGCCCGCCACAGATGACCAGCCGCCGTTGACCAGCCGCTGTTGAGCAGCCGCCGTGCCCCGGACCGCCATGCGGTCCGGGGCACGGCCCGTTTCCGGCCGCCTCCCCGTGGGGCGGCGACACCGACGCCGGCGCGTTACGCGAACTGGCCGGGCGCGGGGCTTCACCAGCTCCTGGGTCGCGGCCGGCAGGGTCGTGCCCTCGAGCACCGCCGTCCCGATGGCCGGAGACGGGCGGCCGGCTGCGTCGGGGCATCCGCGTAAGGACGGGGGTGACATCGGCGCGGCCGTTGCCGGTCGTCAGGAGTTGTGGGGCCTCACCAGGCCGGATTCGTAGGCGAAGACCACGAGCTGGGCGCGGTCGCGGGCCTGGAGTTTGGTCATGGCCCGGTTGATGTGGGTCTTCGCGGTCAGGGGGCTGATCACCATCCGGTCCGCGATCTCGTCGTTGGAGAGGCCCTGCGCGACCAGGACGACGGCCTCGCGTTCGCGGCTGGTCAGCTCTTCCAACGCCGTGCCGGTGGCGGTGGGGGGCGGCTGGGTGACGTACCGGTTGATCAGCTTGCGGGTGATCGAGGGCGCGAGCAGGGCGTCGCCGCGTGCGGCGACGCGCACGGCGTGCAGGAAGTCCTCCGGCACGATGTCCTTGACGAGGAATCCGGCGGCGCCGGCGCGCAGTGCGTTGAAGACGTATTCGTCCAGGCCGTAGTTGGTGAGGATGACGACGTGCATTCCGGCGAGGGCAGGGTCCGCGGCGATGCGCCGGGTCGTCTCGATGCCGTCGAGGACCGGCATCTGGATGTCGATGAGCGCGATGTCGGGCAGGTGTTCCCTGGCGAGGTCCAGGCCGTCCCGACCGTTGGAGGCTTCGGCCACGACCTCGATGTCGTCCTCGAGGTCGAGGAGCGCGCGGAAGCCGCTGCGGATGAGAGGCTGGTCGTCGACCAGCAGGACACGGATCATGAGGCTCGTTCCAGGGGGAGTTCGGCCCGGACGGTGAAGCCGCCCTCGCTGCGGGGCGCTGCCCGCAGGTGACCTCCGAGGGCGGTGACGCGTTCGCGCATCCCGACGAGCCCGATGCCGGGCTGCGGCGCGCTGTCCGGGGTGGCTCTGCCGTCGTCGTCGATGCGGATCGCGAGGGCGTCCGGCCGGTAGTCGATGCGGACCGACGCCGTGCCGGCGTCCGCGTGGCGGGCGATGTTGGTCAACGACTCCTGAACGATCCGGTAGACGGTCCGGCCCACTGCAATCGGCACGTCATGGCGCTGTCCCCCGATCGTCAACGTCGCCCGCAGGCCGCTCTTGCCGGCCCGTTCCACCAGTTCCGGGACGTGGTCGAGCCCACGGGGTGGGGCTTTGTCGTCGTCACGCAGCGCCTCCAGGGTCGCGCGCAGCTCCCGGGACGCCTCACGGCCGGCCTCCCGGATCGCCAGTAGTGCCTCAGGTACTTGCTCGCCGCGCTTACGGGCCACATGGACGGCGACTTCGGACTGCACCTTGATGACCGAGATCTGATGGGTGAGCGAATCGTGCAACTCCCGCGCGATGTGCAGCCGCTCTTCGTCGGCGCGGCGCCGCGCGGTCTCCTCGCGAGTACGTTCGGCTTCGTCTGCCCGCTGCTCGGCCTGCCGGAGCGCCTCTCCGGCGGCGCCGGCGGCGATGAGCCAGGCGATCTGGAGGGCGCCCCGGGCCTGCGCGAACGCCTCGCCCGTGTCGTGCAGACCCGAAACCAGGGCAGCGAGGGGGAGGGAGGCCAGCACGACCACGCTCGCCGCCACCGTGACGATGCGGTGTCCCGCCCGCATGGCCGCGTACACCGCGAAGAGGAACGCGACGGCCGCCACGTCGAACCCTGCCGCCTGGTACCCCACCGCGCACAGCCCGGTGACGGCGAGGACGGCCACCGGAGCCCGGCGGCCCGCGGCCAGCGCCAGGCCGCCGACCACCAACAGCACGTAGCCGAGCAGGCCGAGGCCCGTTGCGGAATGATGCCCCGACAGACCGGTCGCCAGCAGTGCCGCCGCCACGCCGACGGCGATCAGCCCGTCCCTGATACCGGCCCGGACACGGAACCGTCCTTTACTCATGCGCGCACCGTAACCCGTCCCCGCCGCGGGCGAATCCCGCTCGCGGACGAGGGGCCGACTACCACGCGCGCAGTAGTTCCGCGGCAACTGCCGCGTCCGTGGTAGCGCGAAGTGTCTGCGCCTGCTGGACGACCTTCCACGGGTCGGGCCGACATGCTCGAACCGCATCCAGTCGTGGAAAGAGAAGGAGCACCCTGATGTCTGCTCGTCGCCTGTTCGCCGCCTCCGCAACCGCCCTCGGCGGGCTCGGTCTTGCCACACCTGCGGCAGCGCACGCTTCGGCCGATCCTGTCGCCGCCAGTGTCTACGACTTCGGTCTCGGTCGGCTCGGGGCCACCACGGGCGGGCTGCTGGGGCTGGCCGCCGTGGTCATCGCCGTACTGGCACTGGCCCGCCCCGCCGGTCGGCTCGGCACTGCCAACGGGTTGCTCGGGGCCGTGACGGCCATGGCGGTGGGGCTGATCGGCATCGCGCTGGGCGGGCTGGTCGCGGCCACCGCCGACGGAGGCCTCGGCACGGGCAACGGGCTGGGCGGGGCTTACGTGGCCCTGCTCCTGGGGCTGATCGGCACAGCACTCGGCGGGCGGGCCGCGTCCCGCTCCCGCCGCACCGGCCGACTGCAGCGGAGCGCGTAGTCGGGTCTGCGCCGAGAACGGGTGCCCGCGCCGGTCGCGCACAAGATGCGCAACATGCTTTGCGTGCGCGGCCGTGTGGCGTCGGTCCCCGGAGCCGGTGCAAAAACCGGTGGGCGGAGACGGCGGCCCCTGCTACCGTTTCGGAGGCCGTGCGAGAGAACGAGGAGGTGGTACCCGTGAACGCAGTATCGACATGGGTGCTCCCCTCCGGGGTCACGGTCGGGCGATAGGCAGGTCGTCCGGGAGCGCCGCTCTGAGCACTCCCGAAAGGCACGACCATGCACGTCACTTCCGAACAGCGTCTCGACGACGGCGTCCTCGAGCGCGAATTCACCCTCGGCGAGATCCCCGGCACCCTGTGGACGCCGCCCGCATCCGCCGCACCGGTCCCGCTGGTCCTGATGGCCCACAACAACGGCCTGCCCAGGGCGGACCCCCGGCTGGTGGCCCGGGCCCGGTACACCGCGGCGCGCGGCTACGCGGTGGCCACCATCGACGCCGCCGGGTGCGGTGACCGTCCCCGCTCCGCCGCCGACGAGCAGGCACGCGCCGAACTCCGCCGGGCCATGCGGGCCGGTGAGCCGGTCGACGACATCTTCGAGTCCTTCATCGGCCCGCTGGTCGAAAACGCCGTCCCTGAATGGCGAACCACTCTGGACGCCGTCCTCGGGCTGCCCGAGATCGACGGCCCGGTCGGGTACTCCGGGGGCTGGACCGCCCTCGGCATCCGGCTGGCGGTGGTCGAGCCGCGCATCGCGGCCGCAGGCTTCTTCGCCGGCGGGTACGTGCCCCGTGCCCAGCGCGAGGAGGCCCGGCAGGTCACCATCCCGCTGCTGTTCCTGCTGCAGTGGGACGACGAGGGGAACCCCCGGCAGCGGGCCCTGGACTTGTTCGACTCCTTCGGCACCAAGGAGAAGACGCTGCACGCCAATCCGGGCGGGCACACGGGCACCCCGTGGTTCGAGCTGGAGGACGGGTGCCGGTTCCTGGACCGGCACCTGAAGTGATTCGGCCGGGTCCCCGCGCGTCGCGACGAGTCCCGCGGGGCACGGCGGTCGTACTGTCGAAGCCGCTACCGAGGAGGGCTTCTGATGCGCAGCGTGACCTATGCGATGAGCGTCTCACTTGACGGCTACATCACCGGGCCGGACGGCGACTTCGGCTGGACGGAGCCCGACGAGGAGGTCTTCCGCTTCTGGATCGACGAGACGCGAGAGGTCGGCGTCCATCTGCTGGGACGACGGCTGTACGAGACGATGCTGTATTGGGAGACCGCCGACCAGGATCCGTCGCTCGACGACGCGATGCTCGAGTGGGCCGCGCTCTGGAATCCGCTCCCGAAGGTGGTGTTCTCCTCCACGCTGTCGGCGGTGCAGGGCCACGCCCGCCTGGCCTCCGGCGGCCTGGCGGAGGAGATCGAGCGGTTGCGGTCCGAGCCGGGGGAGGGCGACATCGCGATCGGCGGCGCCACTCTCGCCGCGG
It contains:
- a CDS encoding sensor histidine kinase, encoding MSKGRFRVRAGIRDGLIAVGVAAALLATGLSGHHSATGLGLLGYVLLVVGGLALAAGRRAPVAVLAVTGLCAVGYQAAGFDVAAVAFLFAVYAAMRAGHRIVTVAASVVVLASLPLAALVSGLHDTGEAFAQARGALQIAWLIAAGAAGEALRQAEQRADEAERTREETARRRADEERLHIARELHDSLTHQISVIKVQSEVAVHVARKRGEQVPEALLAIREAGREASRELRATLEALRDDDKAPPRGLDHVPELVERAGKSGLRATLTIGGQRHDVPIAVGRTVYRIVQESLTNIARHADAGTASVRIDYRPDALAIRIDDDGRATPDSAPQPGIGLVGMRERVTALGGHLRAAPRSEGGFTVRAELPLERAS
- a CDS encoding dienelactone hydrolase family protein, with amino-acid sequence MHVTSEQRLDDGVLEREFTLGEIPGTLWTPPASAAPVPLVLMAHNNGLPRADPRLVARARYTAARGYAVATIDAAGCGDRPRSAADEQARAELRRAMRAGEPVDDIFESFIGPLVENAVPEWRTTLDAVLGLPEIDGPVGYSGGWTALGIRLAVVEPRIAAAGFFAGGYVPRAQREEARQVTIPLLFLLQWDDEGNPRQRALDLFDSFGTKEKTLHANPGGHTGTPWFELEDGCRFLDRHLK
- a CDS encoding dihydrofolate reductase family protein, with the protein product MRSVTYAMSVSLDGYITGPDGDFGWTEPDEEVFRFWIDETREVGVHLLGRRLYETMLYWETADQDPSLDDAMLEWAALWNPLPKVVFSSTLSAVQGHARLASGGLAEEIERLRSEPGEGDIAIGGATLAAEAAALDLIDEYRAVVCPVLLGGGIPFFPRHERRVDLELVETRTFRSKVIYLRYRVAR
- a CDS encoding response regulator transcription factor; translated protein: MIRVLLVDDQPLIRSGFRALLDLEDDIEVVAEASNGRDGLDLAREHLPDIALIDIQMPVLDGIETTRRIAADPALAGMHVVILTNYGLDEYVFNALRAGAAGFLVKDIVPEDFLHAVRVAARGDALLAPSITRKLINRYVTQPPPTATGTALEELTSREREAVVLVAQGLSNDEIADRMVISPLTAKTHINRAMTKLQARDRAQLVVFAYESGLVRPHNS
- a CDS encoding DUF6223 family protein; this translates as MSARRLFAASATALGGLGLATPAAAHASADPVAASVYDFGLGRLGATTGGLLGLAAVVIAVLALARPAGRLGTANGLLGAVTAMAVGLIGIALGGLVAATADGGLGTGNGLGGAYVALLLGLIGTALGGRAASRSRRTGRLQRSA